A region of the Scatophagus argus isolate fScaArg1 chromosome 14, fScaArg1.pri, whole genome shotgun sequence genome:
GGTGTGATTAGcatcaaaacactgaagcagTAATTACAGTCTTTTTTCCAAAGGTCTTCAAGTAAGGAACAAACATCCCAATTCCGAGGGGATTAAACTCTGATATTGCACCATGTGGAAGTATTAAAGACACTGTATTTGAGCTGCTTTGCTGTAAGCAGGTGAACCTCACATGGGGGCCCAATGTACAGAGCTGTCTTTATTCTGTTTAAAGGTTGCTTTCTCTTAGGCCTTCCAACAAGGGGTGCAGCATGATCATATCCCTTTGTAATTCAGGCTTGAACTACAAAGTCTTTTTGGCGACATTGTAAGATAAATCCATGATGATAAATCTGACTGTTAATGTCCTCCTtgagtttttattcattttccatGTTGAAAgcaggttttgttgttgttagcatGGTTGTTAGCAGTCCGCTGACAATCCTAATGATGCCTTAGTTAAATCTGCTGACCAATAAGAGACTATGCACCCGACTTGTCAGCCAAACCTTAACTTCTTTATCCACTGCTGGATAAACTGATTAGTGGCAATTGACTCTTTAGATGTTCACctattatttaaaataactaGTAATTACCTATATGTgtaaataagttaaataaaatgtactgaCCAAAGTTCCCATTGAAAGCCAATGGGTGGTTTTAAATGTCTCAGTAAATCAAGTCGGGGAGGCAGCATGCACAATACAACCACCCTGGacctgaataaaaatgaatcgCCATTTTTAATATTACTGATTAGTCATGATTTATTCCTGCTAAATCAAAAAGACCTGTAAATCCTGATGCATAAGGAGCTTAATTGTATAATCTCAGTGCCATTAATATACTGTGCACTTTCAGAAGGCTGTCAGATGACGGTGCAATACAACAGTTCCCTCTGCAGGACAAAAGCTGGAAGCTCCAGAGCAAACAGCAACTAAACGGTCTGAAGACCTaaacacatttgtcattttgacagcagcagtgtaTACTAGtgcaaagaaaagacaggaagccTTCATTGTGTATAACATTTATTAGTTACTATAGTTTTGCTATAGCTTTTGGTACACCTTTGATGGaaggacaaaataaacattacaaGCTGACTTGgctattttaaaaatataaatacatttttagtaCTACTTTGCAAATAATACTGAGCAGCAAAATGATGGTaacataaaagagaaacacaattCTTGTTAAAATGTGACATCAAAGTAAAACAATACGTAAGTCAAGGccctaaatgtgtgtgtttggacagtgTGGTTGGCATGTATAttgtaaacaaaaaatatcaaaattaaatcagcttttttaaaaaaaacgtGTGGAGGTACAGTATTCTTTCACCttacacacatactgtgtacatgtgtgcttgTACAGGAGGagaaatgtgtttacatttaaacacaccAAGATTATTACAGTGAATATTTACTGAGCAAAACATTATACTTCCACCATCTTTCCATCCCTCCATAAACTATTTTGGTAATGTCTGTCCACCACCTCTAATCTGAACTGCATAAGAAATATGTTACTTATTCAGCTACAGTGTTACTCTGACTCCAAGGCTGCAGAACTAAAACCTCCACCTCGTCCACGTCATTTAACAGAATTTGCAAAATGGAAGTTAAAAACGTCCCAAATCTACATCTTTTTAGGCTGCAGGTCAGATTAGCATCaacacactgaagcagacaTTAGAGTCCTTTTTCCAAAGGTCTTCAAGTAAGGAACAAACATCCCAATCGTGTTACGTCTTATTGCTGTCCGAGGGGATTAAACTCTGATATTGCACCATGTGGAAGTATTAAAGACTACTACTGTATTATTACTGTATTTGAGCTGCTTTGCTGTAAGCAGGTGAACCTCACAGGGGGGCCAATGTACAGCTGTCTTTATTCTGTTTAAAGGTACTGAAGGTATCAGAGATTAGTATTTGCTAGCAGGAAAGGCAGTGTTTGAGCAGTTATTAATTACTATTACTCAATATCCATATCAGCCAGCTGAATACCTGTCTAACTTACCTACTATACATATAGTTTAGCACACTAGTGAAACTGCAGTacaattcaaattaaaataaggGGGTGAAGTGAGAGACAAAaagctgtgacattttcactcCAATATGTGATGTAATAAATCTGATCAAAGGGCTCTCCATTTTTTTAGTGTTGGAATATCTCCAACATACCATTTAATATCAGGGTATACAATGAAATCCATTTGTTTTCCGAACAGCATTAAGGTGCAGTATAAATCTATAAGAAGCATCTTTTCTTTGTGAATACAAAAatcaagatttatttttgcCATAAACATAATTACTGTTTATATAGATGGGTCCCAATGAATCTTATTTACAAGGGAGACCTGATCAagacaaaagattaaaaaaaacctgtaaTTTGCTTTATACTATAGCCATTATAATAGAAAACGAACACTGttcattgttgtatttatttgcaatgttttttgaatatatatattttattatatatatgtatatagatatataatgTTTGTCAAAAACAACGGTCTTCAAGGTACAGTGGTGAGAATGAGGTTTATGACATAAAATCCTTCACACCTCAAAGGTGCATTTCAAAAGAGTAGCTGaggtttttttccttctttcttatTTATCTACTGGGGTTTTCATGGCCTCTACcttctgacaaaataaataaataaataaataatagaaaatgaaatgaaatcagtcaCCAGCCATCAAACCAGAGTGAGTCACAAACCATCTAAGACAGCACGAGCATGTCCATTGAGTTAGAGTTCAAGGACTCAGAAGACCCACtgccacaggaagtgacatcaccaGAGACAAAAGCCATGGCGCTGATTTGAACATGACGCTCATTGCAGAGCAGATTGGAAGAAGCCCTGCAACAGAGCAGAACGCAACTTCAGATATTGTTCCAGGTGGCAGCtggaggaaacacagaaaacaagctgAAGTGAACTCTACTCACTGTGATGGACGGCCATGCTGTTCTCCTTCCAGCTGTCGCCCTGATAAACCCTGCAGGTGTAGGTGAAAGGCCTCTCATCAGCCAGAGGGGCCCAGGTGAGGCGGCACAGAGTGGGAGTGACCAGGCTAACGTTGCTCCTCCTGCGGTCCTCTGTGGACACATATATGACGGCGTTGGGGACCGTGCTGCCCACCAGACGGCTGTCCTGCCGATACTCACAGTATGGACCGGGAACCTGGTAGGTGGCCAGAAACTCACAGTCCACCCTGACATTTCTCTCCAGGTAAGTTAGACATGGAAACATCTGAGGACCTCGTGGAGTGAAGAGAAACCGAGTCACTGAGCTCACTGAAAGAGATACAGTGTGAATTGCACATTTTCGTTGAATCCTGAAGAAAAACTTGCTGCTGTCtacacaggaacacaaaataaataaaccaacaatttatgaatgaatataaCTTAAGCAATTAATAAAACTTGATTAATTATTATGAGATgttatttgagtgttttttggatatatattttatttcgATGTAGAAATACCCTTAGtcaaaagtctgtttttatttcttaattacATATTGCATTTCAAAACATCACTTTTATTACCATGGCGTTACTTTATCTGTGGCCTTGCACCTTTTAGCCCATCATGTATAAGCCAGCAAGCTCAAAAACCACTGACAAAAAGTAGCCCTTTTAGATAGAGCAGCTACAACAACAAGGTTAAGCAGTAGTaataagtagtagtagtagtagtagtagtagtagtaagtaGTAAACTACACTTGATAATTTCATGCAATTTACATTATacatacaaaagtattgggatggggctgttttcaggagttgggctcggcccctgacttccagtgaagggaaatcttaatgcttcagcataccaagacattttggacaatgctatgctgccaactttgtggcaacagtttggggaagacccttttctattccagcatgactgtgtcccagtgcacaaagcaaagccccataaagacatggctgaatgagtttggtgtggaagaacttgactggcccacacagagtcctgacctcaaccccatcaaacacctttgggatgaactggaacagagactgagagccagaccttttggtccaacatcagtgtctgacctcacaaatgctctactgcatgaatgggcaaacaatctctcagaaacactgcaacaccttgtggaaaaccttcGCAGAAGAGTGGAAGGTGTTGGTttcaaagctgtctgtgcatttagaatgcacattaaagtccctgttggtgtaatggtcaggtgt
Encoded here:
- the si:ch211-215c18.3 gene encoding uncharacterized protein si:ch211-215c18.3, coding for MELHLFTAACLLFGRIMMTHQTHMSSVTRFLFTPRGPQMFPCLTYLERNVRVDCEFLATYQVPGPYCEYRQDSRLVGSTVPNAVIYVSTEDRRRSNVSLVTPTLCRLTWAPLADERPFTYTCRVYQGDSWKENSMAVHHRLLPICSAMSVMFKSAPWLLSLVMSLPVAVGLLSP